From one Cyanobacterium stanieri PCC 7202 genomic stretch:
- a CDS encoding peptidase S1 and S6 chymotrypsin/Hap (PFAM: Trypsin~COGs: COG0265 Trypsin-like serine protease typically periplasmic contain C-terminal PDZ domain~InterPro IPR001254~KEGG: ter:Tery_3046 peptidase S1 and S6, chymotrypsin/Hap~PFAM: peptidase S1 and S6 chymotrypsin/Hap~SPTR: Peptidase S1 and S6 chymotrypsin/Hap): MSRKIISKKKSLNFYLFLASLIIPLVSYIYLEAKIVAQNTQKEKEYTKIKEIAESITFKIFPQDMTVNIGGSGVLIDKQNNHYYIITNNHVVEDVTLEYQIKSHQGNIYPVEIIAQNNQDSTVDDLALLKFYSETNYYPVKLSDDDNLSNNQLIIASGFPFDEKLEQQADIKYTIGNIKIILSQPLKGGYQFGYTNEINNGMSGGAILNMNGELIGINGLGKYPAIGNPYIYQNGAEINDISWDKMSEMSWGIPIKSIKTFTANLE, encoded by the coding sequence ATGTCAAGGAAAATAATAAGTAAAAAAAAATCTCTTAACTTCTACTTATTTTTAGCCTCCCTAATAATTCCCTTAGTGAGTTATATATATTTAGAGGCGAAAATTGTTGCACAAAATACACAAAAAGAAAAAGAATATACAAAAATAAAAGAGATAGCTGAATCGATTACTTTTAAAATTTTTCCTCAAGATATGACTGTCAATATTGGAGGTTCAGGGGTCTTAATTGATAAACAAAATAATCATTATTATATAATTACTAATAACCATGTAGTAGAAGATGTCACCCTTGAGTATCAAATAAAATCTCACCAAGGTAACATTTATCCTGTGGAAATAATTGCTCAAAACAATCAAGACTCTACAGTAGATGACTTAGCATTGCTCAAATTTTACTCAGAGACTAACTATTATCCCGTCAAACTAAGTGATGATGATAACTTATCCAATAATCAATTAATTATTGCCAGTGGATTTCCTTTTGATGAAAAACTCGAACAACAAGCAGACATAAAATATACCATTGGTAACATAAAAATTATTCTTTCTCAACCTCTTAAAGGAGGTTATCAATTTGGCTATACCAATGAAATTAATAACGGTATGAGTGGAGGGGCAATTTTAAATATGAACGGTGAATTAATAGGAATTAATGGCTTAGGGAAATATCCCGCCATTGGTAATCCCTACATATATCAAAATGGTGCCGAAATTAACGATATTTCTTGGGATAAAATGAGCGAAATGAGTTGGGGCATTCCTATTAAATCCATTAAAACATTTACAGCTAATTTAGAATAA
- a CDS encoding TrkA-C domain protein (PFAM: Sodium:sulfate symporter transmembrane region; TrkA-C domain; Citrate transporter~COGs: COG0471 Di- and tricarboxylate transporter~InterPro IPR004680:IPR006037:IPR001898~KEGG: mar:MAE_12960 sodium/sulfate symporter~PFAM: TrkA-C domain protein; Citrate transporter~SPTR: TrkA-C domain protein), with translation MPEISPIFLTITILIVTLTAFICEWLPVDLTALSVAIVLMLFGLVSPNEGISGFGNSATITVMAMFILSAGITKTGILNIVRDWLIKWGGNHPSRQILVMGGIVGSISAFINNTAVVAIFLPIIEQWSKQTKISISKLLIPLSFSTILGGLITLIGTSTNILASGVAVQLGYPEFTIFQFTKLGLPVFIIGLLYLGFFSPYILPARKPPGGESLSDNYEIKDYVSEMIIPPNSSLIGQTLRGSQIQRKFDLDVLEIIRNDIHFAPPLADKVLSVGDILLVRSSRTNLLNIKDERGVEILADFKFNSNNLEEENNSIQEEKIAEVLILSNSRLIGTTLKDLRFRQRYNATVLAIRRGQELIRERLGKTSLKFGDLLLVQAPKESFIGLQTTRELLVLEEKDREGLRTDKAGIALMIIIGVIAIAGFDLAPILVTSLTGVVLMVITGCLKPGEIYGAVRWDIIFLLAGLIPLGIAMDNSGTNEWLADNLLNIGGNLPGYWILVVFYLATCILTEILSNNAAVVLMIPIAVKVAEIVGLNPLAFMYAVTFAASNSYLAPIGYQTNTMVYAPGGYKFLDYTRVGLPLTICFTFLIPLLIVKLYGIS, from the coding sequence ATGCCCGAAATATCACCTATATTCCTAACTATTACCATTTTGATTGTAACCCTCACTGCATTTATTTGTGAGTGGCTACCTGTAGATTTAACAGCCCTTTCTGTGGCTATTGTGTTGATGCTATTCGGCTTAGTGTCTCCCAATGAAGGAATATCAGGATTTGGTAACTCTGCTACCATCACGGTGATGGCAATGTTTATTTTAAGTGCTGGAATTACCAAAACAGGGATTTTAAATATAGTACGAGATTGGCTAATAAAATGGGGTGGAAATCATCCCTCTAGGCAAATTTTGGTGATGGGTGGCATTGTTGGTTCTATCAGTGCTTTTATTAATAATACTGCGGTAGTAGCAATTTTTTTACCCATAATTGAACAGTGGAGTAAACAAACAAAAATATCAATTTCAAAACTATTAATCCCCCTTTCTTTCTCGACTATTTTGGGAGGATTAATTACTTTAATCGGTACTTCTACTAATATTTTGGCTAGTGGTGTGGCGGTACAATTAGGTTATCCCGAATTTACCATTTTTCAGTTTACAAAATTAGGCTTACCTGTATTTATAATTGGTTTATTATATCTTGGTTTTTTTTCTCCTTATATTTTACCTGCCCGTAAACCCCCCGGAGGAGAATCTTTGAGTGATAATTATGAGATTAAAGACTACGTCAGTGAGATGATTATTCCCCCCAATTCTAGTTTAATTGGGCAAACTTTAAGGGGTAGTCAAATTCAAAGAAAATTCGATTTAGATGTTTTAGAAATTATCCGTAATGATATTCATTTTGCCCCTCCTTTGGCGGATAAAGTTTTATCGGTGGGTGATATTTTATTGGTCAGAAGTAGTCGCACAAATTTACTGAATATAAAAGATGAAAGAGGGGTGGAAATTCTTGCTGATTTTAAATTTAATTCTAATAATTTAGAGGAAGAGAATAATTCTATTCAAGAGGAAAAAATTGCGGAGGTTTTAATTCTCTCAAATTCTCGTTTGATTGGTACTACTTTGAAGGATTTAAGATTTAGACAGCGTTATAATGCCACGGTTTTAGCCATTAGAAGAGGGCAAGAATTAATTAGGGAAAGGCTGGGTAAAACTTCTCTTAAGTTTGGTGATTTATTATTAGTACAAGCACCCAAGGAGAGTTTTATCGGTTTACAAACCACCAGGGAATTATTAGTTTTGGAGGAAAAGGATAGGGAGGGTTTACGTACTGATAAGGCTGGTATAGCTCTTATGATTATTATAGGGGTAATTGCGATCGCAGGGTTCGACTTAGCACCAATTCTCGTCACCAGCTTAACAGGGGTAGTATTAATGGTTATCACTGGTTGCCTGAAGCCGGGAGAAATTTATGGGGCAGTACGTTGGGATATTATTTTCTTGTTGGCAGGGTTGATTCCGTTGGGTATTGCCATGGATAATTCTGGTACCAATGAATGGTTAGCAGATAATTTATTAAATATTGGTGGTAATTTACCGGGGTATTGGATTTTAGTGGTGTTTTATCTGGCCACCTGTATTCTCACTGAAATATTATCGAATAACGCTGCTGTGGTGTTAATGATTCCCATTGCAGTGAAGGTGGCAGAAATTGTTGGTTTGAATCCTCTTGCTTTTATGTATGCGGTGACTTTTGCCGCTTCTAATAGTTATCTTGCACCCATTGGCTATCAAACCAATACGATGGTTTATGCACCGGGGGGGTACAAGTTTCTTGATTATACCCGTGTGGGTTTACCTTTAACTATTTGTTTTACTTTTTTGATTCCTCTTTTAATTGTTAAATTATATGGTATTAGCTAG